Below is a window of Synechococcus sp. RSCCF101 DNA.
TCGCCGACGGCTGCGCCGATCTGGCGGCCGGCCTCGATCAGCTGGTGCGCGATCTCGATCGCTACGCGGGACTGCTGGAGAGCGATCCGGCCGCCCTGGCCGACCTTCAGGATCGTCTGGCTCAGCTGCGGGCCCTGGAGCGGCGATATGGGCTGGAGCTGCCGGAGCTGATCCGGCGCCGCGACGCCCTCCGGCGGGAGCTGGACGGTGCGGATGCCGCCGATGATCTCGATGCGCTCGCCGCCTCTGAGGAGCGGGCCCGCGCCCGGCGCGACGCCGCCAATGCCGAGCTCAGCGGCGGAAGGGCCCGTGCCGCAGCGCGGCTGGAGACGGAGCTTCTGGAGACTCTGGCCGGACTGGGCCTGGAGGCCGCCCGCTTCCACGTGGCGATCCAGCCGGGGGACCCGGGTCCCCATGGGGCGGACCGGGTGGCGTTCCTCTTCTCGGCCAATCCCGGTCAGCCTCTGGCACCTCTGGCCGAGGTGGCCTCGGGCGGGGAGATGAGCCGCTGCCTGCTGGCGCTCAAGGCGTCGCTGGCCGCGGCCGACGCCGACGTGAGCCTCGTGTTCGACGAGATCGACACCGGGGTGAGCGGACGCATCAGCGAAGCCATCGCCCGGCTGCTGCGCCGGCTGGCGGCCCATCGCCAGGTGTTCTGCGTGACCCACCAGCCGCTGATCGCCGCCGCGGCCGATCACCACTTCCAGGTCAGCAAGCAGGTGCGGCAGGGCCGGACCCACACCCGGGTCAATGCCCTCAGGGACTCGGGATCCCGGCAGCAGGAGCTGGCCGAGCTGGCCGGCGGCGGTCGCAGCGGCGCGCAGGAATTCGCCGCCCGGCTGCTTGAAGGCGCGTCCCCGCCGCAACCGCCCGACGGGACCGGTCGGCCATGACCCCCCGATCGCGGCTCCTACACTCGTCGATCCTCGAGCCAGGTGCATGCCCCGCGCCAAGGCCCCCGCTGGGGCATCGGCAGCCCCATCCCCGGCGGAGCAGGGTCTCACCCCGCTGAACGGCGGCAGCCTGGAGGATCAGATCCGGATCCGCGGGGCGCGCCAGCACAACCTTCACAACCTCAGCCTCAACCTGCCCCGCAACCGCCTGGTGGTGTTCACCGGCGTCAGCGGCAGCGGCAAGAGCTCCCTCGCCTTCGACACGATCTTCGCCGAGGGCCAGCGTCGCTACGTCGAGAGCCTCTCGGCCTATGCCCGCCAGTTCCTCGGGCAGGTGGACAAGCCCGACGTGGACGCCATCGAGGGCCTCTCGCCCGCGATCTCGATCGATCAGAAGTCCACCAGCCACAACCCCCGCTCGACGGTGGGCACCGTCACCGAGATCCAGGACTACCTGCGTCTGCTGTTCGGCCGGGCCGGCGAACCCCACTGCCCGGAATGCGGCCGCTCGATCCGCCCCCAGACCATCGACGAGATGGTGGATCAGATCCTGCAGCTGCCCGAGGGAACCCGCTTCCAGCTGCTGGCGCCGGTGGTGCGGGGCCGCAAGGGAACCCACGTGAAGCTGCTGCGGGGCCTGGTGGCCGAGGGCTTCGCCCGGGTGCGGATCAACGGCGAGGTGCGGGAACTGTCCGATTCGATCGAGCTCGACAAGAACCACCTCCACAGCATCGAGGTGGTGGTCGACCGGCTGGTGGCCCGCCCGGGACTGGAGGAACGCCTCACCGACTCCCTGCGCACGGCCCTCAAGCGCGGCGACGGCCTGGCCCTGGTGGAGGTGGTGCCCAAGACGGGTGAGGACCTGCCCGAGGGTGTGGAGCGCGAGCGGCTGTTCTCGGAGAACTTCGCCTGTCCGGTTCACGGCGCCGTGATGGAGGAGCTCTCGCCGCGCCTGTTCTCCTTCAACAGCCCCTATGGCGCCTGTCCCGACTGCCACGGCATCGGTCACCTGCGCCGCTTCACCGTGGAGCGGGTCATCCCCGATCCCAGCCTGCCGGTGTACGCGGCGATCGCCCCCTGGAGCGACCGGGACAACAGCTATTACTTCTCGCTGCTGTACAGCGTGGCCGAGGCCTTCGGCTTCGAGATCAAGACCCCCTGGAACGAACTGGCTCCCGAGCAGATCGACGTGCTGCTGAATGGCAGCCGCGAGCCGATCCTGATCCAGGCTGACAGCCGCTACCGCAAGGGCTCCGGCTACCACCGACCGTTCGAGGGAATCCTGCCGATCCTGGAGCGCCAGCTGCGCGATGCCAGCGGCGAGGCGGTGCGGCAACGGCTGGAGAAGTACCTGGATCTGGTTCCCTGCAGCACCTGTGAGGGCCGCCGCCTGCGGCCGGAGGCGCTGGCGGTGCGGGTGGGACCGTTCTCGATCACCGATCTGACCTCCGTCAGCGTGGGCGAGTCCCTGGCCCGGATCGAGGCTCTGATGGGGGTGGGTGCCTCCGATGGCTCGGCGCCGCTGCTCACCCCCCGCCAGATGCAGATCGGCGATCTGGTGCTGCGCGAGATCCGGCTGCGGCTTCGCTTCCTGCTGGATGTGGGGCTGGATTACCTCAGCCTCGACCGCCCCGCCATGACCCTCAGCGGCGGCGAGGCCCAGCGCATCCGCCTGGCCACCCAGATCGGCGCCGGCCTCACCGGTGTGCTCTATGTGCTCGATGAGCCCAGCATCGGGCTGCATCAGCGTGACAACGATCGCCTGCTCGCCACCCTCAAGCGTCTGCGTGATCTCGGCAACACCCTGGTGGTGGTGGAGCACGACGAGGACACGATCCGTGCCGCCGACCACGTGGTCGACATCGGCCCCGGAGCCGGGGTCAACGGCGGCCGGGTCGTCGCCGAAGGGGGTGTGGAGGAGCTGATGGCGGCCGAGGAGTCCCTCACCGGCGCCTACCTCAGCGGCCGCCGCGCCATCCCCACCCCGGCCGAGCGCCGCCTGGACGGCAGCCGGCGCCTCACCCTGGTGGGCTGCAGCCGCAACAACCTCAAGCAGCTCACCGTGGAGGTGCCCCTCGGCCGGCTCGTGGCCGTGACCGGGGTCAGCGGCAGCGGCAAGAGCACCCTGATCAACGAGCTGCTCCATCCGGCGCTCGAGCACCGGCTCGGGCACAAGGTGCCTTTCCCCCACGGCCTGGAGGATCTGCGCGGCAGCAAGGCGATCGACAAGGTGATTGTGATCGATCAGTCCCCGATCGGCCGCACACCCCGCTCGAACCCGGCCACCTACACCGGCGCCTTCGATCCGATCCGCCAGGTGTTCGCCGCCACGGTGGAGGCCAAGGCCCGCGGCTATCAGGCCGGTCAGTTCAGTTTCAACGTGAAGGGCGGTCGCTGCGAGGCCTGCCGCGGCCAGGGCGTGAACGTGATCGAGATGAACTTCCTGCCCGATGTCTACGTGCAGTGCGACGTCTGCAAGGGAGCCCGTTTCAACCGCGAGACCCTGCAGATCAAATACCGCGGCTTCACCATCGCCGACGTCCTGGAGATGACCGTGGAGCAGGCCTGTGAGGTCTTCAGCGCCATCCCCCAGGCCGCTGACCGCCTGCGCACCCTGGTGGACGTGGGCCTCGGCTACGTGAAGCTGGGTCAGCCCGCACCCACCCTCAGTGGCGGTGAGGCCCAGCGGGTGAAGCTGGCGACGGAGCTCTCACGCCGCGCCACCGGCAAGACCCTCTATCTGATCGATGAACCCACCACCGGCCTGAGCTTCTACGACGTGCACAAGCTGATGGAGGTGATGCAGCGGCTGGTGGAGAAGGGCAACTCGATTCTGGTGATCGAGCACAACCTCGACGTGATCCGCTGCGCCGACTGGCTGATCGATCTCGGCCCGGAAGGCGGTGACCGCGGCGGCGAGGTGATCGTGTGCGGCACACCGGAACAGGTGGCCGCCCATCCCGTCAGCCACACTGGCCGCTATCTCAGGCAGGTGCTGGCCCAGCATCCGCCTCAGCCGATGGACGCCGAGGCCGCGTGATGACAGCTCCCAGCTTTTCTGTCCGCCGCGCCGGGAGCCGACGCTCCCCCGCGCGCTGGGCCTGCCGTCTGCTGCTCGCGTCCGGTTTGGTGGGCCTGGTGGCGCCCGCCCGGGCGCTGGAAGCCCTTGAGATCGAACTTCCTGTTTTCGGAACGGGATTCCGGATCGAACTCGGTGAACTCGAGTCTCCGGAACAGCTGATTGCCGGAACCAGCGATCTCGCCGAGCTCGACCGGGCCACCGATGGTCGTGTGGGCCGCCAGCTGCTCACGTTGTTCAACGCTCCGCTGCCCGCGGATCTCACATCCGTGGTGGAAGGGTCCTCGGGTCAGCCTCTGTTCGAGCAGGCCCTGATGGGCCTCAGCCAGCTGGTGGATGTGGAGGGGGTGGAGGTGGACACCAGTGGCCGGGTCCTTGCCGAGGCGATCCAGACCGCCAAGGCCGCCGGGCAGCCCACCCTGCTCGGCATGCTCCGCGCGCTGCCGGGTTCCACCGCGACCATCAATCTCGGGCGCACCGCCGTCGTGGCCCGGCGTCTGCGCCGCAACCAGCGGGAGGGCCGCCGGCTGGTCGCATCCCTGCCGGCGGCCACGGTGGCGCCGTCCCTGAAGGAGCCCGGCCCGAACACCTGGGAACGCAGCCGCGCCGAGGTCA
It encodes the following:
- the recN gene encoding DNA repair protein RecN, which gives rise to MLTALRLENIALIDQLELSFSGGFTVFTGETGAGKSLLLDALDVLLGGGGSGAAARLIRDGAQQARIEAHFAVSPAVASWLEQQELEPEGELSISRDWRLGENRLSSRSRLNGVLVGRPQLQELRPLLVDLTAQGQSQRLAQSAGQRLWLDRFAGPELDGSLRDAAEAWSAWTDASQALERLRREQQEAQLQRLQRQQELEDLEAAALEDPGEVIQLQRDQDRLAHGVHLQDGLAAVMGGLRDGDSAGAAAVDQLAGATRTLLQLQELDSTLSTLADGCADLAAGLDQLVRDLDRYAGLLESDPAALADLQDRLAQLRALERRYGLELPELIRRRDALRRELDGADAADDLDALAASEERARARRDAANAELSGGRARAAARLETELLETLAGLGLEAARFHVAIQPGDPGPHGADRVAFLFSANPGQPLAPLAEVASGGEMSRCLLALKASLAAADADVSLVFDEIDTGVSGRISEAIARLLRRLAAHRQVFCVTHQPLIAAAADHHFQVSKQVRQGRTHTRVNALRDSGSRQQELAELAGGGRSGAQEFAARLLEGASPPQPPDGTGRP
- the uvrA gene encoding excinuclease ABC subunit UvrA encodes the protein MPRAKAPAGASAAPSPAEQGLTPLNGGSLEDQIRIRGARQHNLHNLSLNLPRNRLVVFTGVSGSGKSSLAFDTIFAEGQRRYVESLSAYARQFLGQVDKPDVDAIEGLSPAISIDQKSTSHNPRSTVGTVTEIQDYLRLLFGRAGEPHCPECGRSIRPQTIDEMVDQILQLPEGTRFQLLAPVVRGRKGTHVKLLRGLVAEGFARVRINGEVRELSDSIELDKNHLHSIEVVVDRLVARPGLEERLTDSLRTALKRGDGLALVEVVPKTGEDLPEGVERERLFSENFACPVHGAVMEELSPRLFSFNSPYGACPDCHGIGHLRRFTVERVIPDPSLPVYAAIAPWSDRDNSYYFSLLYSVAEAFGFEIKTPWNELAPEQIDVLLNGSREPILIQADSRYRKGSGYHRPFEGILPILERQLRDASGEAVRQRLEKYLDLVPCSTCEGRRLRPEALAVRVGPFSITDLTSVSVGESLARIEALMGVGASDGSAPLLTPRQMQIGDLVLREIRLRLRFLLDVGLDYLSLDRPAMTLSGGEAQRIRLATQIGAGLTGVLYVLDEPSIGLHQRDNDRLLATLKRLRDLGNTLVVVEHDEDTIRAADHVVDIGPGAGVNGGRVVAEGGVEELMAAEESLTGAYLSGRRAIPTPAERRLDGSRRLTLVGCSRNNLKQLTVEVPLGRLVAVTGVSGSGKSTLINELLHPALEHRLGHKVPFPHGLEDLRGSKAIDKVIVIDQSPIGRTPRSNPATYTGAFDPIRQVFAATVEAKARGYQAGQFSFNVKGGRCEACRGQGVNVIEMNFLPDVYVQCDVCKGARFNRETLQIKYRGFTIADVLEMTVEQACEVFSAIPQAADRLRTLVDVGLGYVKLGQPAPTLSGGEAQRVKLATELSRRATGKTLYLIDEPTTGLSFYDVHKLMEVMQRLVEKGNSILVIEHNLDVIRCADWLIDLGPEGGDRGGEVIVCGTPEQVAAHPVSHTGRYLRQVLAQHPPQPMDAEAA